From Caretta caretta isolate rCarCar2 chromosome 14, rCarCar1.hap1, whole genome shotgun sequence, the proteins below share one genomic window:
- the LOC125621494 gene encoding killer cell lectin-like receptor subfamily B member 1B allele B, whose amino-acid sequence MQVGRCALVRHTGKRVASWGWGSTPPSGPWPQRRWLGDEAPVLVGPSQHPQPLGGVATAPPGSSPSAQVARQRGHHALGIRQPSSAVVPVAPASPRNQAAGQLDSALCPRWHRIALCLGWAGNIILAVAVIVFGVWGQTRGQRTTNGTECNSSLKDSQSCSKQSLYPKPDNNLTEGCECKLCPADWLQHKNKCYWVSKESKTWNESRVDCSAKSSQMLVIQDKEEMAYILSIPQLNLVWLGLSVTSPERKWTWLDGSTFDETLFQLRGAAERESCVMIKGNRALSETCTAVAKWICEKVALK is encoded by the exons ATGCAAGTAGGCCGGTGCGCCCTGGTGCGGCACACTGGTAAGAGAGTGgccagctggggatggggctccaCCCCTCCCAGTGGCCCCTGGCCCCAGCGCCGATGGCTGGGGGACGAGGCCCCTGTCCTGGTGGGCCCGAGCCagcacccacagcccctgggcGGCGTGGCCACAGcgcccccaggctccagccccagtgctCAGGTGGCCAGGCAGCGCGGTCACCATGCCCTGGGGATCCGCCAGCCAAGCAGCGCCGTGGTCCCTGTCGCCCCGGCCAGCCCCAGGAATCAGGCAGCTGGGCAGCTCG ATAGCGCTCTGTGCCCGCGCTGGCATAGGATTGCTCTCTGCCTCGGATGGGCCGGGAACATCATCCTGGCGGTAGCTGTGATTGTGTTTGGTGTTTGGG GACAGACCAGAGGACAGAGAACAACAAATGGAACTGAATGTAATTCCAGCCTGAAGGATTCCCAGTCCTGCTCGAAACAAAGTTTGTATCCAAAGCCAGACAACAACTTAACAG AGGGCTGTGAGTGCAAACTGTGCCCCGCTGACTGGCTGCAGCACAAGAACAAGTGCTATTGGGTCTCTAAAGAAAGTAAAACATGGAATGAGAGTCGTGTGGACTGCTCAGCGAAGAGCTCTCAAATGCTCGTGATCCAAGACAAGGAGGAGATG GCGTATATACTGAGTATTCCACAATTGAACCTGGTTTGGCTTGGACTCAGTGTTACATCCCCAGAGAGGAAATGGACCTGGTTGGACGGCTCCACGTTCGATGAAACACT GTTCCAGCTAAGAGGAGCTGCTGAAAGGGAGAGCTGTGTGATGATCAAAGGGAACCGTGCTCTTTCGGAAACCTGCACGGCTGTAGCTAAATGGATTTGTGAGAAAGTTGCCCTGAAATAA